In Panicum virgatum strain AP13 chromosome 5K, P.virgatum_v5, whole genome shotgun sequence, the genomic window tttcataaaaatatacggGCTGCGGGTAGATTTCTATTATCTTGAGGGACTTTTCTGTAAAATTTAGGCTACAGGTTATTTTGTAGAAATTTTAGGGTTTGTTTAGTAAGAATGCAGGGACTATGGGTTGATTTTCACAATGCTAGGGGACTTTTTGGCAAAAttttggactgcgggttgatttgtaaaaagttcagggttttttcataaaaatatatggaccgcgggttaatttCTATAAAGTTGAGGGATGTTTTTATAAAATTTACATGCGATCCGACGGCCTAGATCTCTTTGCTGGCTGATCAGACGGCCCTTGTTTTTTTGATGGCGTGGCTCGATGGGGGGCCAAAAATCGCCCCCATTTAGGTCTTTAGAAGATTACACACAGGCTGACAGGCATGCGGCGGTTGGCCTAACTTtatagaaatcaacccgcggtccaactTCCTCTCTTAggattttttatgaaaaaacccTCAATCTTTctcaaaatcaacccgcagtccaataGTCAGGGTTAAGGAAAATTTGCAAAGAAAACCTTAAGTCTATATCAAATCAACCCACCATCCTATCCTCTCTCAAGATTTTTTACAAAAACCCTCAGATTTTAATTAAATCAAACTATAGCCCATTCCACCCGTTACTTCTACATGAGTAACATTATACGTACAATTTGAACACCAAAACGCATTAAAATCAAAAGTTGCTCAACATAGAATTTGATCAAAAATTCAAAACCAACTTTATCATAGaacaaattttaaaattcaaaatgcttTCGCAATTCGTTAGTACAAacgcttacatgcaacccattGTACCTAGAATTTGGACACCAAAACgtcttcaaataaaaaagtaatcaacacaaaagttgcctagaattttaaaatctacaactttagcATATAGCAAGGTTTTGTAAATTCAAATCATTTTCATAATTCGTTCAACATAACATCTTATTTTGCTTAAAAATATAATAGCGTACCACCATTCTTCTATGCCTTCTCATGCTACGTCCACAATAATGCATTACATTTTAATATAAACACTACTTCCCTAAATAAATAACACGTTTATTAATCGCAATAAGATTTTGTAAATACGTTAAGTATCAGACTAATTGTGCTCCGCCCTCGCTAATAAATTATCTTACCCCTTCTTTCACCACAAAAATATAGCAACGAATGTCATAGCTCCATTTCGATACCCAAAATAATATAGTACTTAAAATAACGTCACCATAATAGAATGCCCTAAAATATATACAAAGCGCAATAGTAGACTGCAGATCATGACACCTACGCTTAAAGAAAAACCTACTACATGCATCAACTAAAGTTCACATCAACTACAATCGTCTCACCTACGTTGCAatcttgaaaaaaaatcaaagagtaTATCAAGCTCGTACATTCTTATTCCACATATGAAATAAAGTTTCACCAAATACAATAAAATGGTCACGAACAGCCCTTGGCCTTTCTAGTGAGGTGACGGAAACCGACCCAACCGAATTAGCCGGCTGGACCGGATTGTACAGCCGCCGAAAGCAACCAATTAAACCAAGCGATAGATGgagatggatttttttttccttcgatATTTGCTGATGGCGATGGGTGAATGGCAACGCAGCCAGCACATGTGCCTAGGCATCTCTCTCGTTCAAACAGACTgttacatacatacatacatgatCCGTCGCATCGTGTAATTTGTAGCGGCTTCAAGATTAGGCTGCCTAATGTTGCCAACCAAACGAAACGACTCTCTTTTTTACACTTCGACTAACTCTAACTAGTAGCAGACCACCATGTTGTTTTACTTGCACTGAATCGAAGACCTGTTCCGATCCCTCCGGTAGAATTGTAGAAACTAGAAAGCAGTTAGAAATTAACCCGGGATGACTTTGTCGTACGCGTGCATCACCGGTCATCAGGCCTCAGGCGTTTCCAAGAATCGCTGGTGTGTTTTCCTTTCGTGACGCCACTTGTCCCTTTTCGTGCTTGGGTGTGACTATGCTAATTAGGCTGCTGTACCTATAGGTTGGGGTTGACTGTTAGGCTTCCATAGTACTAGAATTATCTGGACAATCTGAATGCTGCTGACCTGCCTGCTGTAGCCCGATGCAGCTTTAATTTTCTAAATGCAGATACTCCTGGTAAGCAGAGACCTTGCAACGAGCTAGCAACCTCCAAGTTCCGAATCATCCCATGTGATAAGTTGGATTAATGTAGCCCTTGCTTAACGACACCAGTCAGATCCAAAGAGAGAGGTAGCAAACCACAGAACCGATCTGCAGACAGatagtgtttttttttaaaaaaaaaagtggtCACGACAGATCGATTTGGATGCGCACGATCATGCAGTGCAGATACAGCAAAGTGCTACTGCACCACCCTATCGATCGGAGTTTGGTTGGATGCCAGGTATTGCAACATGCCTGCATAATAAGCTGACACTCGCTTGGGCGTATAATTCATGGGCACCAACAAATGTCCCATGctccaaattttcaaaattgtgcTATGGAAAATAAATCCGGTCGattattatttttcttcttctttgttctTTCTATCAAAAAAATCAGTCCACTCGAGTTCAGATACATACATACATCAGATGAAAGGCATCATTCCCTTTCTATTAACTGCAGCTGCATCTGTCAATGATGCCCAAGATCGCTTTCTTAAAAAAACTAGTGAGATGGCCCGcgtatttgcgcggctagtatcgAGAATCTAAATGTTTATATATATtagtattattattattattaaattTATACTTTTTCTTTATGTTGTTCTTTTACTATTGCGCTCTATGTCTAGTTCTTAAAAGTAATTTAAATGTAGATATATTGTCATAAGTTTTTTTGTTAGGGCTCTATTACTATCTCCATTGGTcaatctctcttttcttttaacATGTTCCTATTCTAACTAAATAACTTTTGTTGGCTTTATTTTTTAATCAATAATATAAGTTGATAATTTATACATAACTTGAGGCATCTTTGCAAAGAAGGCAGCTAAATGTATCtttgattatttttttcataACAGCAATGATTAGTTATTTTTGTTaggcatatatatatttttggcTAATATTATCATAATTGTAGTGGtcaatattattttatttattttctgattAGCATGATTATTTATATGTCTTGAGACCGAATATACATAAAGAAGCAAGTGTGTTAGCAATAGAGATTGGGAAAATAGAAAATGACTTTTTATCTCGCTTGATTCTTTTTCGCAATACTTCTCCACCGTGTATTGCGCACCTCTGAACGCTTGCTTCATAAACGATTTGTGATTTTTTCCATCTTCGTTATCATATCTTGTATTGCCGCCTCTGCATGTTGTCTCGAACTCTCGATCGTCTTGCTCAATATGTTACTTCACCCAGTCGCCCATCTCTCAACTACATGTGATTACCGTCTTCAAGCCTGATAACAACACTGCTTATTACTCTTCCGGGCCAACTCACAGCCATCATGGACTACTCTGCTGGTCGCGACTCTGGTGTCCCATATCCGGCTAAGCTATAACTTGGTCAAGATGAACACTCAACGATCTGTACATATGAGATCGATTGGATTGTAGGCTCAAAAGGTGGTTGCTTCATATTTTAATCATCCCAATCCGTGTGTACAAATAAGTTTTCTATTTCCATGACTTAAGTTACCGCAATTCATATAAATAAGATATAGAGtattttagattatttttttaatggcagtggtgggttaATTTTAATTAGGCCACAAGGGTATTTTGAGCaaattttatcgtaatggcagtagtaggtaattttatttttgtctccgattaacgtgagaatttctagaccttgagagcgaacgtgaatGCTctttttgttggccaaataataagataatagattgagAGGGGGTAGGAAAGAAAAATACTCGTAGCTAAAGCTTGGATTGCATCCATCCATAAGATCATCGTTAATTAATTCGTCCAAGGTAGGAGGCTTGATGATGAGTTTAAATAAACGGTTAAGATTTGGTTGCATGCGATGAGTTGTTGCATGCCACCATGCTGGTCGTCAAATCGAAATGATTAGACATGGGGGCGACCATGCCTGGCGAGAGGTGCTCACGTCCGGGGCTGGCTCCAGAAGCTATAGCATGTactagtagtagcagcagcatCAGTGATGGAGCCGATCGGTTGGCCGTTTCTAATCCGTGGGGAAGTGAAGAAGCTAGCGCCGTGAGCTGTTCAGATCTGATCTGCTCCCCGGGCGGAATCGACGTGTTTGCGTTGATGAGGAGGACAGCCTGACACGCGATCGACTGACAGCGATAGAGCTTGCCTCGCTAAAAATAATACGATCCGGGCggtgtttttcttcttttttcttttttgctccAAGTCCATTCAGCACCGGCCATGGCCGAGCTtaatatagattttttttttacgaTACGAAAACGTAAGCCGTAGAAGAGGTTTCGTTCCTATACATTTATGCATTGACAGTAGGAACTTTTTACGTGTGCGCCCCCTACCTGACATTAAAGAAacttcacaatttttttttatcttgcaAGAACCAAGTATTTTGACACCTGCTACAATCGTTTGGATTGGTCAAACTGATATAGTGCCATTGTATTTATCGTGAAAAAATATCATCATTTTCATAAAAAGCAGCAATTGAAGGCGTCTGTGGAGACCGCGTCAATATCCAAAATAGCATAGATTTCTGAATGGAGAAAATACAGCCCCACATTAAACTAGCACGACGCGTTGCTGCAACACGCAGAAAATGGGAAAGCACGTTCCCGTTGTCCACGGCCAAGGGCCAAAGCCGAAACTATGAAAAATGGCGGCAACGCTCGAGAGCTGATCCACCGACATTACTCGGACCTAACGACGCGTGTATGCGTGCAGGCAAATTACGATTGGCTCGATCACTTgtggaaaacaaaagaaagtcgCCATGGACGCATGGCCACagctgtttttttcttttcctatcCTATCAGGTAAACGATGTGCATGTTGCCAGATTATGAAGACCTGATCAACACCCTAACAACAAGAAGGCGCAGCAGTCAaccactttttttcttttttctttttctttttttttttttgcaacgcgACACTACGAATCAGCAGTCAACCACTAATTGTTTTTTGCAAACCTGATTATCCCACCGGATTAATTAGCCTGATCCCGGCCAGCACCTGGCACGAGAAAATTCCAGCTGATTGTTGAGAGAGGGAGGTTAGGGTGTAGATTAGCGCGGAAAGGAGACGCGTGCAGTGCTAGATAATTGATTAACTATAGCACAGAAAAGGAAAGTGCATGGCGATCGATGCCGCACAGCCTAGCTAGCTACAAAAGCCACGAAAGCTAGCGGCTTTTGACGACGAGGCCCAACCAGCACACCACAACGCCTCGCTTCTTCTCGCCTCCCATGTAAGCAACGAATCGGCCAGGAGGAAAGGAAAAGCTCGGCAAAGAGCTTCGAACAGCGTCGTCCACCGTGTGTGGTTCCATCGGAGGAATAATTCGGGGGCATACCATACCACTGAGCAGTGAGAGGCGGgtagggaggagcggcggcgcaggcgatgGGCGGCGAGGCGAAGCCCGCCGTGAGGGGGCTCAGGAGCTGGGCGCAGCGGCACCTCAACGCCGGCTTCGCCGCCGgcttcctcctcgtcctcctcacgTACCTCGTCGTTTCGCAGCAGTTCGCCGTCACCGCGCCCAACGGTAAGGACTGGATTCTCCGTTCCCGCCATCAGCGACTGTTTTATCCCTGAATTGTGTGATCAGCTCTTGTTCCTCCTCGTGTGATCTGCAGCTGTCGCGACCAAGGGGTCGCGGATTGCTGATAAGCAGGTGATCGGAGGTGCAGGCGATGCAGGTGAGCGCTTCTGCCGTCTTTAATTTGTTCGATCCTACTCCTTGCGTGCTCTGTTTCTCGGGGCTGGGTTTCTGAAACTCGTCGTGGAAAAGAGAAGGAATTGCTGAACTGGGCAAGGTTGGAATCTTATAAGTTCAGAGTGAACCGTGTCTCCGAATTCAGATGTCCGGTGACACTGAATTCGAGCGAAATTCCATGGTCCGGGGGGCAAAATATTTTATCAAACAGAATTCGTGTTAGATTCTCTATTTACGATTGGCTCCAAACTTCCTTTTTCCTGAGTGGGACGGATGGATGAAAGATTGAAAGAGGGTGTCTTCTTTTGCCGGACGCAGAGGTCGACAAGAAAAGGGAGCAGGAATGGCAGCCCAaaacggcggcggaggagcccgACAAGAAGGATACGTCGGGGGCCGTCCAAACCGAGGAGTCTCCGAAAAGAGACGGCACAAACGCCAAATCGTTCGGTACGTCCAAACAcagtatttatttttctttcaaaaagaaGACAGTATTTACTTCCCAAAGCAAACCGACCCTTTACCTGCTGTAGTTGTTGCTCTCTTCGTCACGGTGATTTGAAtgttcttttttcaaaaaaaaaattgtcaatATTTTGGAGCAAGTTATTCACCAATTCAAAAAATgtgatttttgaattttgagaaACTTTTTAAGCAACGCTATCTGTAATGTGAGCCCCGCACGAATTCATTCTGCTTTCGGCGTGCAGCAGAGACGGACAGGGTGGTGTGCAACACGGACGGCCCCGTCTCCGAGACCTGCGACCTCGACGGTGACGTCCGCGTCAACGGCAGCGCCCTGTCCGTGACCTTCGTCCCGTCGAGCCCGTCGGAGCGCCGGGAGTGGAGGGTCCGGCCGTACTCGCGCCGGACCATGACGGGCGTCGAGAGGGTCACCGTGACGCGGCTGGGGTTGTCCCCGCaggcccccgcggcggcggcggcgccgccgccgtgcgcggtgACCCACGACGCACCGGCCGTGCTGTTCGCGCTCGGCGGGCTCACGGGCAACTACTGGCACGACTTCAGCGACGTGCTGGTGCCGCTGTtcgcggcgtcgcggcggtaCGGCGGGGAGGTACTGTTCCTGGTCAGCAACATCCAGCCCTGGTGGCTGGGCAAGTACGAGGCCGTCGTGCGCCGGCTGTCCAGGTACGACGCCATCGACCTGGACCGGGACGCCCAGGTCCGGTGCTTCAGGCACCTCACCGTGGGGCTGCGCCTCCACAAGGAGCTCAGCATCGTGCCGGAGCTGGCGCCGGGGGGGCACCGCCTGACCATGGCCGACTTCACCGCGTTCCTGCGCGAGACGTACGcgctcccgcgcgccgcgccggcgagcctggCGCGGGAGCCCGGCAGGAAGCCGCGGCTGCTGCTGATCCACCGCGCGCACTACCGCCGGTTCGAGAACGTGCCGGAGATCAggaaggcggcggaggcggcggggttCGAGGTGACCGTGGCGAGCCCGCGCGCCGACGCGCCCCTGGGGGAGACGGCGCGGGCGGTGAACGCGCACGACGTGCTGCTGGGCGTGCACGGCGCCGGGCTGACGAACGCGGTGTTCCTGCCGCCCGGCGCGGTGGTCATCCAGGTGGTGCCGTACGGCAAGCTGGAGCGCATGGCGCGGACGGACTTCGGCGAGCCCGTCGCCGACATGGGGCTGCGCTACCTGGAGTACagcgtggcggcggaggagagcaCGCTGCTGGAGATGCTGGGGCCGGAGCACCCGGTGATCAAGGACCCCGAGGCCGTCCACCGCAGCGGCTGGGACAAGGTCGCCGAGTACTACCTCGGCAAGCAGGACGTGCGCATCGACGTGAACCGGTTCGCGCCGACGCTCGCGCGGGCGATCGACCACCTCCGGCAGCGGTGAAGGCCGCCGCCCGGGGGGACGGTACGTTCGTCTCCGGCGACGGCGTGTCCCGTCGCCGTTGGGCAAAGAAAAGCACAGGGATCGCGGCCACAAGGAACACATATACACTGTATGCACTTCCAGTTGCAGATAGGGTAGCTTCGAATTTAAAGCGATTTGGTACAGAATTCGAGCGACGCATTCTTTCAGTTTGTTTTGTCTAGAGCATGTAGATTTATTGTTGGCGTATCCATCTGGTAGAGCAGCCGTCAAATTAAGTTGTTTGATTTGGTCTTTGTTGGTAGACTGTACTGGTGTCGTGTACGCGGCCTCTCATTCTGACATCCTGATCTTTTTTCGTGAGAAGAAGATGACCCGTGCACCAACTCATGTTGCacattgaatttttttttttgagggggtgTTGAACATGATCCAGTATTCCAGTGCTTCAAGTTCGGCTGCAGAATGGACAGTGTGGCCACTGAAGCGATGCAGCACGGCGGCCCATGTAGTTAAGCGATGCAGCGCGAACTGAATGACAAAGAAAAAATGTTTGAAATTCTAGGCTGTTTAAGCTGTCACTGGTAACAATGGTCCTCGAGTCGACCGGTATGAGGCAAATGGGCCTTCTAGGGCTGGTTGTGTCGCGTGATCATTATTTGGGCCTAGTTAGTTGCCCATGCTAAACGGGCCTAatcttataaatttttttttcccTCACATAGATCGAGCAAAGAGCATGCATGCATTTGCAGGTTGGAACTGATCTTGGTCTGGTGCTATCCGACCGTTTGCATCATCACCAAGGCGACATTGCCATGTTACCTATGCAGCCGACAGCAGGGACGGCATCCAAATGACAACCGGCTGGATGGCAAGAAATTCACGGACGCGGTATCACATCAGGACGATAACCAATTGAAACACACTGCAGCATCCTCATGATAGTCGTTCACACGGCAGCGTCGGCTCCGCTTCCGCGTCCGGGGGGCCGGATCTGTCGCCCCGGGAGCCTtcttcgtcgccgccgcgcgcgtcgccGTCCCGGGTGCGCCCCGACTGGAGACGCCTGACTTCCCCTCCCTCTGCGCCGCCACCGAAGGACCTAGGCGGTAGTTGGTCATGTATGGGGTCTATTATTGGGCTACGGTGGGCGGCGTATATTTGCTCCATGGGATGCTCTTTCCGCTGTGCGAACCAGACCGAGCATTTTTATATTTGCTCCTCCGGTTACTCGGGTCGTTGTGGACAGTCTTACAAGCGGGGTGGATCATTGGCTTGTGCTACTACTTAGTCTTGATGGTTCGCATGTGCACGGACTGGACGTGCACCTCGCTTATTGGTCGCAGGCGCCATCCGGGTTCCCAACTGCACCTTCAGGCTCCAACTGCCAACTGCACCCATCTGGAACCCGTGCACATGACTGGACCTGACTGTTAGCTAGCTCCACCTGCGATCTCCACATGCATGTGATTCCCGTCACCGTACCATTAATTTCTTTAACTACTGGCGATGATGACGATTATATTTGCTTGATCTTGTTTTTCGAGATTATTTACTAGCATATGCAATACATGCAGTACATGTGTTATGCAAAGCATGTGTGATGCTGTCCTGGACAGATTtagcttcttttttttcccccaAACTTTCTtaacatgtttaatttctctggctagctagctagctagggaaAAACACGAGCACCTGTTACCTAGTACTAGTTGATTGTAGCGTAGCAGCAGAAGAACTTGCAAATCCGAACGATTATTAGACTAGTAGCAGAATAGAAACGGTGTGGAAACAAGTACGCCATCGCTCTCCCGTTTACGTCTCCTGGCCGGCCGCCTTGACCCTTGGCAGCTGGCCGTAGCTGCTAGCCACGAACGGACTCGTAACAAAGATTCCTATTCCGCTGACGAGCCACACCTACTACCACCGACTAGctagggccgtgtttggatgtATAATtctaaattccaaaaaaaaattcggcacctgtatggagacttaaatttagacgaaataaaaaacacattgcgactgctgtctgtaaatggcgagacgaatctaatgaatataattaggctgtaattagatgctaaattgctacagtaatgctacagtaaataacatctaatgacggattaattaggcccgttagattcgtctcacgatttacagacgagttctgtaattatttttataattaatctatgtttagtacttaaaatatagaaaaatgccttttcaaaaaatgtacaacttgcaaccaaacacggcctatgtTGGCCCCCCAAATCCCCAATGCAACGCCGCCTCCTGCGTGTCAGGGTGTGTACGCACGCGTCGGTGAAACGCCGCAACCTAACCACGACGCATGCGACGGCCACGGATCGCGCGCTCAAGCTCAACAACCGCCGGCCGTCCGATGCCGAAGCGGCGGCACAGAATTTCCTCCTGTCCTGGTGCTCTCGAGTCGTGGCAGAAAAGGCTCGGTTccatgcggggggggggggggggggggggggtactcGAGCACACTGTGCCACTGCTGCTCACTCTCTGCATCCAGTGCTGATCGTCTTCGATTGATCGCCGCACCAAACACCATGCCGGGCCCGTGCTCTTGGGTTTGTTTCATTATAAGAGCAAGCCGTTACGTTTGCTGATCGGTTGGGGGGTACCTGTACGCGCTGCAGTACCAGTTTCATCAGTTCACCGGCACCCGTATGTACGTACGCCGACAGTGGCTCGCTGAATGATTGAGCGACGCACTTGCCGAATGGGAACGATGATCAGTGCAGTACTTTCCGGGACCCTGAACCAAATTAGCCTTGAAAAATCAGCATAAAGAGACACACAGGGAttactattttttaaaaaaaagattaaGGAGACATTATCATGGCATGGTTTCCTTGGGGGGTAGACTGGTAGCTAAGCTAACTGCTGCTAACTGAAGAGGAGGCCCATAGATAGTGCCGTACTCCCAAAATTGATCGCGATGAGGAGAGGCCACCAGCGAGAGGAATCTCAAGCCAGTACAGGTACTAGAAACAAGGAGCCAGGCAACTAATCAGGAAACAAGTTCATGCATCAGTCCAGAACCCAGAAAGAGAAGTTTATTACATAatattcgcaaaaaaaaaggagagcgaAATGTATAAattagcatgcatgcatgaaactTTCATTCTTGAAGAAAATTGGCTGCTGCAGTATTTAGTGGGGTTAGTGCCTTAGTCGGTGTATAACTGTCTTGAAGTAGGCGACCACTGTTCATGAGCGGAGGAAACTCTCGGTGACACCGCATCAAGCTGAGTCCCCATCGGTCTCCCTCAGGGCTGCCTGTGGCACAATGTAACAACAAATAAGTATCTTTCAGTTCTCAAGTATCTTTCGGCCATACCAACTCACACGGCTCTAGCGGTTAATCT contains:
- the LOC120706175 gene encoding beta-1,2-xylosyltransferase XYXT1-like isoform X1, with protein sequence MGGEAKPAVRGLRSWAQRHLNAGFAAGFLLVLLTYLVVSQQFAVTAPNAVATKGSRIADKQVIGGAGDAEVDKKREQEWQPKTAAEEPDKKDTSGAVQTEESPKRDGTNAKSFAETDRVVCNTDGPVSETCDLDGDVRVNGSALSVTFVPSSPSERREWRVRPYSRRTMTGVERVTVTRLGLSPQAPAAAAAPPPCAVTHDAPAVLFALGGLTGNYWHDFSDVLVPLFAASRRYGGEVLFLVSNIQPWWLGKYEAVVRRLSRYDAIDLDRDAQVRCFRHLTVGLRLHKELSIVPELAPGGHRLTMADFTAFLRETYALPRAAPASLAREPGRKPRLLLIHRAHYRRFENVPEIRKAAEAAGFEVTVASPRADAPLGETARAVNAHDVLLGVHGAGLTNAVFLPPGAVVIQVVPYGKLERMARTDFGEPVADMGLRYLEYSVAAEESTLLEMLGPEHPVIKDPEAVHRSGWDKVAEYYLGKQDVRIDVNRFAPTLARAIDHLRQR
- the LOC120706175 gene encoding beta-1,2-xylosyltransferase XYXT1-like isoform X2; the encoded protein is MGGEAKPAVRGLRSWAQRHLNAGFAAGFLLVLLTYLVVSQQFAVTAPNAVATKGSRIADKQVIGGAGDAEVDKKREQEWQPKTAAEEPDKKDTSGAVQTEESPKRDGTNAKSFETDRVVCNTDGPVSETCDLDGDVRVNGSALSVTFVPSSPSERREWRVRPYSRRTMTGVERVTVTRLGLSPQAPAAAAAPPPCAVTHDAPAVLFALGGLTGNYWHDFSDVLVPLFAASRRYGGEVLFLVSNIQPWWLGKYEAVVRRLSRYDAIDLDRDAQVRCFRHLTVGLRLHKELSIVPELAPGGHRLTMADFTAFLRETYALPRAAPASLAREPGRKPRLLLIHRAHYRRFENVPEIRKAAEAAGFEVTVASPRADAPLGETARAVNAHDVLLGVHGAGLTNAVFLPPGAVVIQVVPYGKLERMARTDFGEPVADMGLRYLEYSVAAEESTLLEMLGPEHPVIKDPEAVHRSGWDKVAEYYLGKQDVRIDVNRFAPTLARAIDHLRQR